From Gemmatimonadota bacterium, one genomic window encodes:
- a CDS encoding PDZ domain-containing protein, with amino-acid sequence MNSIRTAALTVMTFSIALGSDLAGQDAPRGRAGDCVQVPSLGIASWHIRSGNIRTDADGRVWYEFRTEPAVGRVRLQGPAAGRLARGDVLVSIDGSLITTSAAWRRLESVKAGEWVELRVRRDGEERDIRIRADEECLRTPPAPPAPPRARSGRAPSAPPLPPVPRLPNVGVAAIAPVPPALGQDRGFLGVSFRCGGCAMRMVEPPGDGDDAPPRLTWEFSEPPVLSMVSRDGPAWLAGLRVEDRILAVDGARITAPEGWERFSNIEPGKAIDITFERDGRSRTVSVTPTDSPPAPLESYSAARLAPTPRPSPEALRAAHRAYSRAADAYVRAQESAAQLAARASYAQAAEAYYSALGSASGIATATSDSPLRYTGVIGDVGVEVRGAPANTSYDAETGELIILSAGSWIRLKLTEKGS; translated from the coding sequence ATGAACTCGATTCGGACGGCGGCGTTGACCGTCATGACATTCTCGATCGCGCTCGGAAGCGACCTCGCGGGCCAGGATGCGCCGCGTGGCAGGGCAGGCGATTGCGTCCAGGTGCCGTCACTCGGTATCGCTTCGTGGCACATTCGCTCGGGAAACATCCGCACCGACGCCGACGGACGGGTCTGGTATGAGTTCCGGACCGAGCCCGCGGTCGGCAGGGTGCGCCTTCAGGGGCCGGCCGCCGGGCGACTGGCCAGGGGCGACGTGCTGGTGTCGATCGACGGCAGCCTGATCACGACGTCGGCTGCGTGGCGCCGCCTCGAGTCGGTGAAGGCCGGCGAATGGGTCGAGCTTCGAGTGCGTCGGGACGGCGAAGAGCGCGACATACGAATCCGCGCTGACGAGGAGTGCCTGCGGACGCCTCCCGCTCCGCCGGCGCCGCCCCGGGCGAGGTCCGGACGGGCGCCCAGCGCTCCGCCCCTTCCGCCCGTGCCAAGGCTGCCCAACGTGGGCGTCGCGGCGATCGCCCCGGTGCCGCCGGCGCTCGGACAGGATCGTGGCTTTCTGGGCGTCAGCTTTCGCTGCGGCGGGTGCGCGATGCGCATGGTGGAGCCGCCCGGCGATGGCGACGATGCACCTCCCCGCCTGACCTGGGAGTTCTCCGAGCCGCCTGTCCTCAGCATGGTTTCAAGGGACGGCCCGGCCTGGTTGGCGGGACTGCGCGTGGAGGACCGGATCCTCGCCGTGGACGGTGCGAGGATCACCGCCCCGGAGGGGTGGGAGCGCTTTTCGAACATCGAGCCCGGGAAGGCGATCGACATAACGTTCGAACGCGACGGCCGGAGTCGCACCGTATCGGTCACCCCCACCGACTCGCCCCCGGCTCCCCTCGAGAGCTACTCCGCCGCCCGCCTCGCCCCAACGCCTCGGCCGAGTCCGGAAGCACTGCGCGCGGCGCATCGTGCGTACTCGCGCGCCGCGGACGCCTACGTTCGGGCACAGGAAAGCGCTGCCCAACTGGCCGCGCGCGCCAGCTATGCCCAGGCGGCCGAGGCCTACTACAGCGCGCTCGGGAGCGCGTCCGGGATCGCGACGGCCACCTCCGACTCCCCGCTGCGCTACACGGGCGTGATCGGCGATGTGGGAGTGGAGGTACGCGGCGCGCCCGCGAACACATCCTACGACGCGGAAACAGGCGAACTGATCATCCTGTCCGCGGGTAGCTGGATTCGCCTGAAGCTTACGGAGAAGGGAAGCTAG
- a CDS encoding sigma-70 family RNA polymerase sigma factor, which produces MRHTSMDLSDRELADRVLTHGDEVAFRALYRRHTPRAYAMALRAADGATDVADDVMQDAWLRAVRSLDRFEWRAAFGSWLTAIVLNCARERRRSGARRQEREAVGGGFEAALAEGARATASDGPVTHARVDLERALAELPAGYRTVLLLHDVEGYTHAEIGERLGISPGTSKSQLHQARRAMRRLLSVGAEEREDVARH; this is translated from the coding sequence ATGAGGCACACGTCGATGGACCTCAGCGATCGCGAGCTGGCGGACCGAGTCCTGACACACGGGGACGAGGTCGCGTTCCGCGCACTCTACCGGCGCCACACGCCGCGGGCGTACGCCATGGCGCTGCGGGCGGCCGACGGCGCCACCGACGTGGCGGACGACGTGATGCAAGACGCGTGGCTGCGCGCCGTGCGGTCGCTGGACCGCTTCGAATGGCGCGCGGCGTTCGGCTCCTGGCTGACCGCGATAGTGCTCAACTGCGCCCGCGAACGTCGGCGCTCCGGGGCGCGCCGTCAGGAGCGTGAAGCAGTTGGCGGCGGATTCGAGGCCGCGCTGGCGGAAGGAGCGCGGGCTACCGCCTCGGACGGGCCGGTGACCCACGCCCGGGTCGATCTGGAGCGCGCGCTGGCAGAGCTGCCTGCGGGCTATCGGACGGTGCTCCTTCTGCACGACGTGGAGGGCTACACCCACGCGGAAATCGGGGAGAGGCTCGGCATTTCGCCGGGCACCTCCAAGAGTCAGCTCCACCAAGCGCGCCGCGCGATGCGGCGGCTGCTCTCGGTAGGGGCCGAGGAGAGAGAAGATGTCGCGAGACACTGA